Below is a genomic region from Candidatus Limnocylindrales bacterium.
TCATGTAGTCGCCGTACACGGACGGAAGGTCCGGCGGGCCGACCGTGAAGCTGTAGGGCGGATACGAAGCATTGTCGCCGCTCCAGTAGTAACGCCAGCCGTACCAGCCGAGAGAAAGAAGCCTTCGCACTTCGCGTTTTTCCGCCGCGAATGGGCTGTACGGATACGTTCCGTTGCGGCTGATCAGCGACTTTTCACCTTCCAGCACGGCGTTGTTGACCGGAAGCGTGAGAAAGAAATGCGGCATCAGCAGCTGGTGCACGAGATGTCGCGTCGGCAGTGCGGTCTTGGTGATCGCGTTGACCACGTCGCACGGGAAATGGACCTTGCCGTGGTCGATCAGGTTGATGCGATGAATGGCGCCCTGCAGGACGAAGTACTTCGCGAGGCGCCATGCATCGGTATTCGCGGGTTTCAGCGGTGCGTCGATGTACTCGTAGTCGTTGCCGTCCCAGTACCGCAGGTCGATGGCGACGACCTCGAACTTGCGCGACGCGGTCTGTTTCATCAGCACGACCGTCGGTGCGACGTAGTTCTCCGCGTCGCGGGTCTTCCTGATCGCCGCCATGCACGAGTAGTCGGACTTCCAGTAGTCCGCGCCCGGGTCTTCCTGGAGGATGGCCGCGAAGCGTGCGCGGTCCTGCGCGTCGAGGGTATGGCAGAGAAACTTGCTGTAGAGCCCTTCGGTCATCAGCTCCAGGAACATGGCGTCCGGCACTTCCGCATATCCGTGGCCGCCGCTTTCGGCCCACCGCCTGCGTCTCCAGATCCGCGCCTCGCCGAGCTCGAGCATGAAACCTTCGCTGCGGTAGTAGCTGCGGACGTGCTTGTCCCACTCGATGGTTTCCTGCTCCGGGATGTCGAGGATCTCCGGCACCTGGCCGAAAGGATGGTCGCGGGCGATCTGCGGACACGGGCCATTGTGCCCGTACAGAAAATCGCCCGGATCGTAGCCGGCGAGGCTCAGGTGCTGTTGTGTGAGGTATTCGAGAAAGCTTGCGTATCCGTCACCGGGCATTGGGTAGTCCTCCCTGGAGCGTACGGCCTGGAAAATGCGGCCGGGAAAGTGCCGCGATGCTACCCACCTGCCGGATTGATTTAAGTCGTGAGGAACGAAATTGTGTCGTTTTTATAGAGGAGGAGTGGCTTGCCTCACTGCGACCCGTGCCTGCGTGAGTATCCTGCGGGATCCCGCTTCTGCATAGAATGCGGAAGCCCGCTGCTCGACACTCGCTCGCCCGCTTCGCCGTCTTCCGTTTCCTCTGCAAGATTCATTAGTTCCCCGACTCAGCCGGTCGTTGCCGAAGCGCCCGAAGCGTACGGCCTCGGGTCCGGCCGCAGCATCGAGCGCCGTCATCTGACGGTTCTGTTCTGCGACCTCGTCGATTCGACGCGGTTGTCCGCGCGGGTCGATCCCGAGGATTGGCACCAGGCGATGGGGCTTTTCCGGTACACGGCCCGGGCCGCTATCACCCGCTACTCAGGTTACGTGGCGCAGTTTCAGGGCGATGGCGTCATCGCCTACTTCGGATTTCCCGTCGCCTATGAGGATGGCCCGTCGCGCGCGGTGCGCGCGGGTCTCGCGATCGTCGAGGGTCTCAAGGCGCTGCGTGACCGGACGGCGGGTCTCGGGGTCGGGTCGCTTGCCGTTCGTGTCGGAATTCACACGGGTCTGACCGTCGTCGAGAAAATCGAGCACGAGCTGCACCGCGAGACCACGGCGATCGGAACGCCGGCCAACGTCGCCGCGCGCATCCAGGCAGTGGCCGCGCCGAATGGCATCGTCATCAGCGACGCGGTTCGCAGGCTTACGGCGGGCGAGTTCGTCACTGCGGATCTCGGCGTCTTCGAGCTGAGAGGCGTCGACAACCCGCCGCGGGTGTATTCGGTGACCGCTCCGAGCGGAGTGCGCAGCCGGCTGAAAGCTGCCGAGAAGCTCACGCCGTTCGTCGGACGTGATCGCGAGGTCGGTCTGCTGCGCGAGCATTGGGAAAGCATCGAGGACGGCGGCGGCCGTGCGGTCCTCGTCGTCGGCGAGGCAGGGATCGGAAAGTCCCGTCTCGTGCTGACGTTCCAGCAGCAGCTCGCCGATCAGCCCCACACCTGGCTCGAATGCCGCGCGATGGATTACACCAAGCACGCCGCGTTCGAGCCGATCATGGAGCTGATCCGGCAAGGTCTCGAGCTCTCCGAGAACGACGGCCGCGAGGAGAAGCAGGCCAAGATCCGGCGCAGGGCTGCGCGCGACGGCATGGACGCTGATGAGCTCTATGCAAACGTCGCGCCGCTGGTCGGGCTCGCGAGCGAGACGGCAACCGGAAACGTCGACCCCGAAGCACGCGCGCGCACGATCCAGACGTTCGTGAACTGGACACTCACGCTGGCGCGTACCCAGCCGGTCGTACTGCTCGTCGAAGACCTGCACTGGTGCGATCCGTCCACCATCGAGTTCCTGCAGCGCCTGCTGGAGCAGGATCCGGATTCCCGCATCCTCGTGCTGATGACGGCGCGTCCGGATTTCGAGTCGCCGTGGTCGCCGTACTCCGACGTCGCGCTGATCACACTCGAGCGCCTGCCGAAGGATACGTCGCGCGAGCTCGTTCGCCTTGCGCATCAGGACGCACTGACGAGCGAAGCAACCGAAGCGATCATCGAGCGCGCCGACGGTATCCCGTTGTACGTCGAAGAGCTGGCGAAGATGATCGTCGAGATGGTCCAGCGGGAAGCGGATGGTTCCG
It encodes:
- a CDS encoding lipoxygenase family protein; this encodes MPGDGYASFLEYLTQQHLSLAGYDPGDFLYGHNGPCPQIARDHPFGQVPEILDIPEQETIEWDKHVRSYYRSEGFMLELGEARIWRRRRWAESGGHGYAEVPDAMFLELMTEGLYSKFLCHTLDAQDRARFAAILQEDPGADYWKSDYSCMAAIRKTRDAENYVAPTVVLMKQTASRKFEVVAIDLRYWDGNDYEYIDAPLKPANTDAWRLAKYFVLQGAIHRINLIDHGKVHFPCDVVNAITKTALPTRHLVHQLLMPHFFLTLPVNNAVLEGEKSLISRNGTYPYSPFAAEKREVRRLLSLGWYGWRYYWSGDNASYPPYSFTVGPPDLPSVYGDYMKTCYAPIYEFVREIVELLPDKATAADWIEIQSWAAQISGWLPGFPEWSEFNFDDAGREKSLDTLAKVLATIIHNAAVVHSCDHASLHWMIQNRPVPFILRVPPPHNATDKAVISDTLKQSFDGLFDFISKTFLDSETPMKPWTTGHETILCHPEDLESTCWADLLFYRAHNTTLLIDCEYEFKDDKAKAAVVRFREALAFVSDAQKELVKDYHLPWINPADGGDVSDKFKKRHCIGAGIQY